The Pantoea phytobeneficialis genome has a segment encoding these proteins:
- a CDS encoding nitrate reductase, with translation MKTTCPYCGVGCGVEIDAADRSVSGDRQHPANFGRLCVKGSALGETLGQEGRLLWPQVRGQRVSIDRALDVVASELQTIIAQHGPQAVAFYASGQLLTEDYYVANKLMKGFIGAANIDTNSRLCMASAVVGYKRAFGADAVPCCYEDLEQADVVVLVGSNAAWAHPVAWQRLVQAKQQRPEMKLVVIDPRRTASCELADVHLALRPGSDGALFAGLLNWLAIQGGIDQTMLPHLANVDSTLAACADWDLAAVAHTCQLADADILAFWQLFTTQPRVLTLWCMGINQSQTGSDNNNAILNVHLLSGKIGRPGCGPFSLTGQPNAMGGREVGGLANQLAAHMGFSPQEVDRLGRFWHSDRVAHQPGLMAVDLFRAIERGEVKAVWIMGTNPAVSMPEGNRVAEALRRCPLVIVSEVSAVTDTSAFADVLLPAQAWGEKNGTVTNSERRISRQRGFVAPVGEAKPDWWLLAQVAQRLGYGAAFDWQHPHEVFVEHAALSGFENAGSRAFDISALATLSREQYDQLTPVQWPVNAAAPHGSSRLFATRHFYHPDGKARLLPVGIPILSSPTRHYPLLMNTGRIRDQWHTMTRTGNVTRLMQHYDEPFVLLHPHDAAAHGLGQGDLTRVQSTLGWWCGRVMIDHGLTRGQLFIPMHWTRQFSAQANVDGLVAARSCPVSGQPALKQTAVRLQPLRPQWQGWLWQRARCDPQQLDYWSRVPQSGVQRYVLAGQGDPAAWLHQQPGMDELEWQQAHAGQQRHMLGWRDGVLERAFYAAPWLPEIDHAFVAQAFSLPPGSAQQRHALLGGRPEQGESQGRTLCSCFGVGELAIRRAIDQGCQTAAALGAALKCGTNCGSCIPELKQLIAAHTVAQ, from the coding sequence ATGAAAACGACCTGTCCCTACTGTGGCGTGGGCTGTGGCGTTGAGATCGACGCAGCGGATAGGTCAGTGAGTGGCGACCGTCAGCATCCGGCCAATTTTGGCCGCCTGTGTGTCAAAGGTTCGGCGTTGGGTGAAACCCTCGGACAGGAAGGGCGTTTGTTGTGGCCGCAGGTGCGGGGGCAGCGGGTGAGTATCGATCGCGCGTTGGATGTGGTTGCCAGCGAATTGCAGACGATCATCGCGCAGCACGGGCCGCAGGCGGTGGCGTTTTATGCCTCCGGGCAGTTGCTGACCGAGGATTACTACGTTGCCAACAAGCTGATGAAAGGCTTTATCGGTGCCGCCAATATCGATACCAATTCGCGGCTGTGTATGGCGTCGGCGGTGGTGGGCTATAAACGGGCGTTCGGTGCTGATGCGGTGCCCTGTTGTTATGAAGATCTTGAGCAGGCCGATGTGGTGGTTCTGGTGGGTTCGAATGCCGCCTGGGCGCATCCGGTGGCGTGGCAGCGTCTGGTACAGGCGAAACAGCAGCGTCCTGAGATGAAGCTGGTGGTGATCGACCCACGTCGTACCGCCAGTTGCGAGCTGGCTGACGTGCATCTGGCGCTCCGCCCCGGCAGCGACGGCGCGCTGTTTGCCGGATTGCTTAACTGGCTGGCGATTCAGGGCGGGATCGATCAGACAATGTTGCCGCATCTTGCCAACGTGGATAGCACGCTGGCGGCCTGTGCTGACTGGGATCTTGCGGCGGTGGCCCATACCTGCCAGTTAGCAGACGCTGACATTCTCGCCTTCTGGCAGCTGTTCACCACCCAACCCCGGGTACTGACCTTATGGTGTATGGGGATCAACCAATCGCAAACCGGTAGCGACAACAACAACGCTATCCTCAATGTTCATCTGCTGAGCGGTAAAATTGGCCGACCTGGCTGCGGGCCGTTTTCGTTGACCGGTCAACCCAATGCGATGGGCGGGCGTGAAGTGGGCGGTTTAGCTAACCAGTTAGCGGCGCATATGGGGTTTAGTCCGCAAGAGGTTGATCGGCTTGGGCGTTTTTGGCATAGCGATCGTGTAGCGCATCAGCCGGGTTTGATGGCGGTCGATCTGTTCCGGGCGATTGAACGTGGCGAGGTAAAAGCGGTATGGATCATGGGTACCAATCCGGCGGTGTCGATGCCGGAGGGCAACCGCGTCGCCGAGGCGCTGCGGCGCTGTCCGTTGGTGATCGTCTCGGAGGTCAGTGCCGTGACCGACACCAGCGCCTTTGCCGATGTGCTGTTGCCTGCCCAGGCCTGGGGCGAAAAAAACGGTACCGTGACCAATTCAGAACGACGTATCTCGCGCCAGCGCGGTTTTGTCGCCCCTGTCGGGGAGGCGAAACCGGACTGGTGGTTATTGGCACAGGTGGCGCAGCGATTGGGTTATGGCGCAGCCTTTGACTGGCAGCATCCCCATGAAGTCTTTGTCGAACATGCGGCGTTATCAGGTTTTGAAAACGCCGGTAGCCGTGCGTTTGATATCAGCGCGCTGGCGACCTTAAGCCGTGAGCAGTATGACCAACTTACGCCGGTACAATGGCCGGTAAATGCCGCCGCACCGCATGGCTCGTCGCGCTTGTTCGCCACGCGCCACTTTTATCATCCGGATGGTAAAGCCCGCTTGTTGCCAGTGGGCATCCCAATCCTCAGTTCACCCACCCGCCACTATCCCCTCCTGATGAATACCGGGCGTATCCGCGATCAATGGCACACCATGACACGCACCGGTAACGTCACACGCTTGATGCAGCATTATGACGAACCTTTTGTGTTGCTCCATCCGCATGATGCCGCCGCTCACGGGCTGGGGCAGGGTGATCTGACACGGGTGCAATCCACATTAGGCTGGTGGTGTGGCCGGGTGATGATCGATCACGGCCTGACACGCGGCCAACTGTTTATCCCGATGCACTGGACGCGTCAATTCAGTGCCCAGGCCAATGTCGATGGCCTGGTGGCGGCGCGCAGTTGTCCGGTCTCCGGGCAACCGGCGCTGAAGCAAACCGCGGTGCGCCTGCAACCGCTGCGCCCGCAGTGGCAGGGGTGGCTGTGGCAGCGTGCGCGATGCGATCCGCAGCAACTGGATTATTGGTCGCGCGTGCCGCAGTCCGGTGTGCAACGTTACGTATTGGCTGGTCAGGGGGATCCGGCGGCATGGCTGCATCAGCAGCCCGGCATGGATGAGCTGGAATGGCAGCAGGCGCACGCCGGTCAGCAGCGACATATGCTGGGCTGGCGCGATGGGGTACTGGAACGGGCGTTCTATGCTGCGCCCTGGCTACCTGAAATCGACCACGCTTTTGTGGCACAGGCATTCAGCCTCCCGCCAGGCTCGGCGCAACAGCGCCATGCGCTGCTGGGTGGACGACCGGAACAGGGGGAGAGTCAGGGTCGTACCCTGTGCAGCTGCTTCGGGGTGGGCGAACTGGCGATCCGCCGCGCCATTGATCAAGGCTGCCAGACAGCCGCCGCCCTCGGGGCGGCGCTGAAATGTGGCACCAACTGTGGCTCCTGTATCCCGGAGCTGAAACAACTTATCGCGGCGCACACCGTGGCGCAGTAA
- the cobA gene encoding uroporphyrinogen-III C-methyltransferase gives MTQAIETLDKLFNPQGATGQDGVVWLVGAGPGDVELLTLKALRLIKVADVVVYDRLVSDEVMAEVPAGTLAIDVGKKPGSHGLKQGQINQLLVDLARSGRNVVRLKGGDPFIFGRGGEEMAFLQQAGIACQVIPGITAAAGCAAASGIPLTHRDCAQSLRLITGHGKSGEPCLEDKSLAAANQTLVFYMGLKWSSSISSQLMAQGRDAATPVAIIENGTRADQRVLITTLTQLSETVAREQPQSPALLLVGEVVRFYQEASIRATETHISP, from the coding sequence ATGACACAGGCAATTGAGACGCTGGATAAACTGTTCAACCCACAGGGCGCGACCGGCCAGGATGGGGTGGTGTGGCTGGTGGGGGCAGGACCGGGCGATGTCGAGTTGCTGACGTTGAAAGCGCTACGGTTGATTAAAGTGGCCGATGTGGTGGTGTATGACCGACTGGTGAGTGATGAGGTGATGGCAGAGGTGCCGGCGGGAACGCTGGCGATCGACGTCGGCAAAAAGCCGGGGAGTCATGGATTAAAGCAGGGACAGATTAACCAGTTGTTGGTGGATCTGGCGCGCAGTGGACGCAACGTGGTGCGGCTCAAAGGGGGCGATCCCTTTATTTTTGGCCGGGGTGGCGAAGAGATGGCATTTTTGCAGCAGGCGGGGATTGCTTGTCAGGTGATACCCGGCATTACGGCCGCGGCGGGTTGCGCGGCTGCCAGTGGCATTCCGCTCACCCATCGTGATTGCGCGCAATCCTTGCGTCTGATCACCGGTCACGGCAAATCCGGCGAGCCATGCCTGGAGGATAAAAGTCTGGCAGCGGCTAACCAGACGCTGGTGTTCTACATGGGGCTGAAGTGGAGCAGTAGCATCAGCAGCCAGTTAATGGCGCAGGGGCGTGATGCGGCCACACCGGTCGCCATCATTGAAAACGGCACCAGAGCTGACCAGCGGGTGCTGATCACGACGCTGACTCAACTAAGCGAGACGGTGGCACGCGAACAGCCTCAGTCACCGGCGTTATTGCTGGTGGGCGAGGTGGTGCGGTTTTATCAAGAAGCCAGCATCCGGGCGACTGAAACTCACATAAGCCCGTAG
- the flhB gene encoding flagellar biosynthesis protein FlhB: protein MADESSDEDKTESPTAHRLEKARQDGQIPRSRELTSLLMMLSGIMILWLGGTSIARRLASMVATGFRFDHGMVTDDKVIVAHISSLIGQAVLAVLPLMAGLVLVAIAAPMLLGGIVISGKSLSPDFTKLNPLSGLKRMVSGQTWAELLKAILKAVLVGTVAGWYIWSHWPEMLRLISESPMNALEHGMNMIAICCALVMLGLIPMVGFDVFWQLYSYFKKLRMSRQDIRDEFKQQEGDPHVKGRIRQAMRAAARRRMMADVPKADVIVTNPTHYSVALQYNDKKMSAPKVVAKGAGEVALKIRELGKEHRVPILEAPPLARALYRHTEIGQFIPGALYAAVAEVLAWVWQLRRWKREGGLIPKKPHNLSVPAEMDIPGENRNDG, encoded by the coding sequence GTGGCTGACGAGAGTAGCGACGAGGACAAAACAGAATCGCCCACAGCGCACCGACTTGAAAAAGCACGGCAGGATGGGCAGATTCCGCGTTCGCGCGAGCTGACATCGTTATTGATGATGTTGTCCGGCATCATGATTCTGTGGCTGGGCGGCACCAGCATCGCGCGTCGTCTGGCTTCGATGGTGGCGACCGGTTTTCGTTTTGATCATGGCATGGTGACCGATGACAAGGTGATCGTGGCGCATATCAGCAGTCTGATTGGTCAGGCGGTACTGGCCGTGCTGCCGCTGATGGCCGGACTGGTGCTGGTGGCGATCGCGGCCCCCATGCTGCTGGGCGGCATTGTGATCAGCGGCAAATCCCTTAGTCCGGATTTCACCAAACTCAACCCGTTAAGCGGCCTGAAGCGTATGGTTTCCGGGCAGACCTGGGCGGAGTTGTTGAAGGCGATCCTGAAAGCGGTGTTAGTGGGTACGGTCGCAGGTTGGTACATCTGGTCGCACTGGCCGGAGATGCTGCGTTTAATCAGCGAATCCCCGATGAATGCGCTGGAACATGGCATGAACATGATTGCCATCTGTTGTGCGCTGGTGATGCTTGGCTTGATCCCGATGGTGGGATTTGACGTTTTCTGGCAGTTGTACAGCTACTTCAAAAAGTTACGTATGTCGCGCCAGGATATCCGCGATGAATTTAAACAGCAGGAGGGCGATCCGCACGTCAAAGGGCGTATTCGTCAGGCCATGCGCGCGGCGGCTCGCCGCCGCATGATGGCTGACGTCCCGAAGGCGGATGTGATTGTCACCAACCCGACACACTACTCCGTGGCTCTGCAATATAACGACAAGAAGATGAGCGCCCCGAAGGTGGTTGCTAAAGGTGCCGGAGAAGTGGCGCTGAAAATTCGTGAACTGGGCAAGGAACATCGCGTCCCGATTCTTGAGGCACCGCCGTTGGCGCGTGCGCTGTACCGCCATACCGAAATTGGTCAGTTCATTCCCGGCGCGCTGTATGCGGCGGTAGCGGAAGTGCTGGCGTGGGTCTGGCAGCTGCGACGCTGGAAGCGTGAAGGCGGCCTGATACCGAAGAAACCTCATAATCTGTCGGTCCCGGCAGAGATGGACATTCCAGGAGAGAACAGAAACGATGGCTAA
- the flhA gene encoding flagellar biosynthesis protein FlhA yields the protein MANLAEKLRLPGNFKDTQWQVLAGPVLIMMILSMMVLPLPAFILDLLFTFNIALSIMVLLVAMFTQRTLDFAAFPTILLFSTLLRLALNVASTRIILLDGHTGAAAAGRVVEAFGHFLVGGNFAIGIVVFIILVIINFMVITKGAGRIAEVGARFVLDGMPGKQMAIDADLNAGLIREDEAKKRRAEVTQEADFYGSMDGASKFVRGDAIAGIMIMVINVIGGLLVGVVQHGLDLGHAAETYTLLTIGDGLVAQIPALVISTAAGVIVTRVSTDQDVGEQMVGQLFNNPRVLMLSAGVIGLLGLVPGMPNFVFLLFTAALLGLAWWLRGRQMQPKKQPEASSVVKNQETPATVEASWTDVQLEDSLGMEVGYRLIPMVDHLQNGELLGRIRSIRKKVAQEVGFLPPVVHIRDNMELPPARYRILMKGVEIGSGDAYPGRWMAINPGTAAGTLPGEATVDPAFGLAAIWIDSALKEQAQIQGFTVVEASTVVATHLNHLIGQYASELFGRQEAQQLLDRVTQEMPKLTEDLVPGVITLTTLHKVLQNLLTERVSIRDMRTIIETLAEHAPVQTDAQELTSVVRVALGRAITQQWFPGNGEVQVIGLDATLERLLLQALQGGGGLEPGLADRLLHQAQDALQRQEMLGAPPVLLVNHPLRALLARFLRRNLPQLVVLSNMELTDNRQIRMTATIGGK from the coding sequence ATGGCTAATCTGGCCGAAAAGCTGCGGTTACCGGGCAATTTTAAAGACACGCAATGGCAGGTACTGGCGGGGCCGGTGCTGATCATGATGATTCTGTCGATGATGGTGCTGCCTTTACCGGCGTTCATCCTTGACCTGCTGTTCACCTTCAATATTGCGTTGTCCATTATGGTGTTGCTGGTGGCGATGTTCACCCAGCGCACGCTGGATTTTGCCGCATTCCCCACCATTCTGCTGTTCTCTACGTTGTTACGCCTGGCGTTGAACGTGGCCTCCACCCGTATCATCCTGCTGGATGGTCACACCGGCGCGGCCGCCGCAGGTCGCGTGGTTGAAGCCTTTGGTCACTTCCTGGTCGGCGGCAACTTCGCCATCGGTATCGTGGTGTTCATCATCCTGGTGATCATCAACTTTATGGTCATCACCAAGGGTGCCGGACGTATCGCCGAAGTCGGGGCGCGTTTTGTGCTCGATGGGATGCCGGGTAAGCAGATGGCGATCGACGCCGACCTCAACGCCGGTCTGATTCGTGAAGATGAAGCGAAGAAGCGTCGCGCAGAAGTGACGCAGGAAGCCGACTTCTACGGCTCAATGGACGGTGCCAGTAAGTTTGTGCGTGGTGATGCCATCGCCGGGATCATGATCATGGTGATTAACGTCATCGGTGGTCTGCTGGTTGGCGTGGTGCAGCATGGTCTGGATCTGGGGCACGCGGCGGAAACCTATACGCTGCTGACCATCGGTGACGGTCTGGTGGCGCAGATCCCGGCGCTGGTCATCTCTACCGCCGCCGGTGTTATTGTCACGCGCGTCAGCACCGATCAGGATGTGGGCGAGCAGATGGTCGGGCAGCTGTTTAACAATCCGCGCGTACTGATGCTGAGTGCCGGAGTTATTGGTCTGCTGGGCCTGGTGCCGGGCATGCCGAACTTTGTCTTTCTGCTGTTTACCGCTGCGTTGCTGGGACTGGCATGGTGGCTGCGTGGACGTCAAATGCAGCCGAAGAAACAGCCAGAAGCGTCCAGCGTGGTGAAAAATCAGGAAACCCCGGCGACAGTGGAAGCCTCCTGGACCGATGTCCAGTTGGAAGATTCGCTCGGGATGGAAGTAGGCTATCGTCTGATCCCGATGGTCGATCACCTGCAAAATGGTGAGCTGCTGGGACGTATTCGTAGTATCCGTAAAAAAGTGGCGCAGGAGGTCGGTTTCCTGCCGCCGGTGGTGCATATTCGCGACAATATGGAACTGCCGCCTGCGCGCTACCGTATTCTGATGAAAGGGGTAGAGATTGGCAGCGGTGATGCCTATCCGGGACGCTGGATGGCGATTAACCCGGGTACCGCAGCAGGCACCTTGCCGGGTGAAGCCACCGTCGATCCGGCCTTTGGTCTGGCTGCGATCTGGATCGACAGCGCGCTGAAAGAACAGGCACAGATTCAGGGCTTCACGGTGGTGGAAGCCAGTACCGTGGTGGCGACACACTTGAATCATCTGATCGGTCAATACGCCAGCGAGCTGTTTGGTCGTCAGGAAGCGCAGCAACTGTTGGATCGTGTCACGCAGGAAATGCCGAAACTGACCGAAGATTTGGTGCCGGGCGTGATCACCCTGACCACGCTGCACAAGGTGTTGCAGAATTTGCTGACCGAACGTGTGTCGATTCGCGATATGCGTACCATTATTGAAACCCTGGCGGAGCATGCGCCGGTGCAGACTGATGCGCAGGAGCTGACCAGCGTGGTGCGGGTGGCGCTGGGCCGTGCGATCACCCAGCAGTGGTTCCCGGGTAACGGCGAAGTGCAGGTGATTGGCCTGGATGCGACGCTGGAACGTCTGCTGTTGCAGGCGTTGCAGGGCGGTGGCGGTCTGGAGCCGGGTCTGGCTGACCGTCTGTTGCATCAGGCGCAGGATGCGCTGCAACGTCAGGAGATGCTGGGAGCACCGCCGGTGCTGCTGGTGAACCATCCGCTACGTGCGTTATTGGCACGCTTCCTGCGTCGCAATCTGCCTCAGCTGGTGGTGCTCTCCAATATGGAGCTGACGGATAATCGTCAGATCCGTATGACCGCCACCATCGGGGGCAAATAA